Below is a genomic region from Longimicrobium sp..
GGCGCCGTCGCGAAAGGGCTGCATCTCGCCGGTAGCGGATCGCGTGCCCTCGGGCATGATCATCACGCTGACGCCCTTGGCCAGCCGGTCGCGGCACTCCTCCAGCGCCGATGCGCGGCTGCGCACGTCGCCACGCCGCACGGCGATGTCGCCGGCCATGCGCATCATCCATCCCATCATGGGGATCTTGAAGATGGCCTCCTTGGAAAGCCACTTCATCTCCCACGGCAGGTGCGAGATCAGGAAGATGTCCGCGAACGACTCGTGGTTCGCCACCGCCACGTAGGGGCGGCGCGGATCCTGGATGCGCACGCCGGTCGTGCGGAACTTCCACAGCGGATTGAGCGCCACCAGCGCCACCGCGGCACGCCGGAACCAGCGGCCCACCGTGTAGCGCCCCGGATCGCCCGGCACGGTGAAGACGTACACGATCCCCAGCAGCGGCACCCACAGGAGCACGATGACCGCGCTGCAGAGCCACACCCAGACCGAAGCAAGACGCTGGATCACGAAAACAGAGAGTCGAAGCGGGAGGTGACGGACCGCGGCCCGGGTCCGCACAGGACGGGCCAGGGCGTGCATACACCCCACCTGTGTCAGAGGTCGCCCGCCTCGCTCGTTCCCACGCCGTTCGTCCCGGATCACAGGAGCCCATCGATGCGCACCCGATTCTTCGCCGCTATGCTGATCGCGCTCGCCGCGTGCGGGGGCGAGGAGGCGCCGCACATTCCGCCCGAGCACGCGCGCGCCTTCGCCATCTGCCAGGGGACGATGCGCGAGCGGTACGAGGACTGGAGAAAGGTCCATCGCAAGGAGATGAGCCCCGCCGAGTTCGCGCGCCGCATACGCTTCGGCGAGCTGGGGAGCGAGGGGACGGCGGTGCGCGCGCTGGGCGGAGGCGTGTACGAGGTGCAGGGCTGGGCGGACCGCCCCAACGGTTCGCGCCAGCGAGAGGGCACCTTTCGCGGCCAGTTCACCTGCACGCTGCGTGAAAGCTGGACCCACGCGGCGCCGATGCAGGTGGTCGGCTGATGACGGGGCAGCGCGCCTACGCCGTCCTACACGCGCAGCCCGCCACGCGAAAAATCAAGCCACAGTGGACAGGCCTTCCTTCCGTGGCTTGCAGTTCCCTCTGTGTTATGCTGTTGCGGTTCGCGCGCAGGCACCGCGGCGGCCGTCGGGGGCCACCGCGGGATCGCGAAATCTGTGGAGCGGGATCGGTCAGGCCGCGCGCGCGCAGGTGGTGCAGGCGCGCGTCTCGGGGAACACCAGCAGGCGCTCGAAGGGGATGGGCCCACCGCACGCGTTGCACGCGCCGTAGGTGCCTTCCTCGATGCGGCGCAGCGCGTCCACCACGTGCGAGAGCTGCGCGCGCTCGCGCTCGGCCAGCGTCTTGGTGAGCCCCTGCGTCTGCAGCGCGTCGATGCGCGACAGGCGCCCCACCGTGTCCTGCTCCAGGTCGCGCGGGCGCGCGCTCTCGCCGCTGATCTTGAGGCTCCGCTCCAGCTTGGTGAGCGTGCGGAGGAGCTCCGTACGGATCGTATCCACCTGCTCCGGGCGGAGCGGGCTCTGCACTGCGGTCATGCGCGTCCTTCGCGTTTCGGGGGGATGAATCAGATACGGGAAACTAATGTAGCAGGGGCGGGTTTGGTCAAGGTGCGCCCGCCGGGTCCAGCCGCGCGGGGGCCACCCGCTCGATGAAGACGTCGAACACGCCGCCGCACACCGCGGGGCTCCACGAGAAGAGGTCCTCGGTGAGGTCGATGCGCAGGAGCCGCGGGGCGCCGGACTCCAGCACCTCGGCGGCGGCCTCGATCACCTGGGCCTCGCCGCACCCGCCGCCCACGGTGCCGGTAAGGCCGCGCTGGGGGTCCACGAGCATCTTGCTTCCCGCGCCGCGCGGCACGGAGCCGCGGCAGTGGACGATGGTCGCCAGCACCACCGCCCGCCCCGCGCGCGCCGCCTCTTCCGCCGCTTCGAACACCGCCAGGTCTTCGGTCATTCCGTCTGCGTGGGTGCGATGGCCAGCCGGTCCGCGATGTCGGCGATCGGCTCGGCGTCGCGCCAGGCCGCTTCCAGGATGGAGAGCTCGCCGGCCAGGGCGCGCCGCTCCTGCTCCTCGTGCAGCGCCATCTCCAGCGCCAGCGATGCGATGGGGTCGAGGCGCCGATCCTCTTTCCCCGGGCGTTTCCCCAGCGACGAGCCGCGGCGCGCCTTTTCGCGGATGTATTCCTCGGGGGAGCTGAGGGCGATGAGGCGCACCGCGTGCGTCAACTCCTCGCGCTTGCCCCCTTTTTCGTTCACCCCCACCAGCGTGCGTTCGAGCGCACGCCGCGCGTGCTGTCCGGTGAGCGCCAGCACTCGTCCGTCGGCGGGCGACGCGACGGCCCTGCGCTTCTTCGGTTTGACGTGGTCGGTTCCAGGAACGTGGAGGACGATGTCGCCCGAACCATCCTCGCCCAGCCACGCTCCATCGACGTGCCAGCGGCGGATGTCGCGCGGCATCCCGTCCGGCGAGGCTTCGGCGGGTACGCGGTGCACCACGCGCCTGCGCTGGTGCGCGTGCCAGGCGTTGATCCCCACGGACATCAGGCCCCCCATCCCCGCCCACGCGAGCCCGCCGAGGACTGCGACCGCCCCCACCGCCAGCGCACCGGACGCGATCAGGTACTTCTTCCGCCGCTGCTCCAGCGTGGCGCCGTATCGCCAGGCGGCCAGCTCGCCCTGGAGCGCGGCGCCCACGCGGATCAGCCGCGTGCCGTCGCGCAGCTTCGCCAGCCCCACGTTCTCCGACTGCACGCGGAGGCGGGTATCGCGAAACGTCCGCTCGGCGTCTTCGATGGCTTCCCAGCGCTCTTCGATGGGCGCCAGGTTCCACCGCGCGCACTTGCCGCACACGGCCCAGAGCCGCCCCTTCGCCGGGTCGAAGGCGAGCGTGCGGCCGATGGGGAACGCCTCCACCGCCTCGTTGGCGCCGAGGTCGGCCGAGCAGTAGATGCAGTGACGGTACATCGGGGTCCTTCGAGGGGTGGCCGGGCGAGTGAACTCGCTGCAACAACGGCACAAAGTCCGCCTTCGCGGACTCCACACAAAGGGCGGCGCGCAATCCCACGCTTTTGTCATCCTGAGAGAGCCGCCTCGCGAATGCCCACGTTGCACCCTACTCCGGCGGCGACCGAAGGATCTAGCCGGAGCCGGGCCGGGGACCGCATCGCACCCTGGGCCCCTCGGAACGCGCAGTAGATCCTTCGCTACGCGCCAGAGATCGGAGACGAGGCGAGTACCGAGTGGCGCGTCGCTCAGGATGACAAGATGAGGGAATGCCGCATTGATCGAGCCGGCTTCAGCCGGCTTCGCGTGGTTAAAGCCGGGGGATTCATCCCCCGGACCCGGCGCCCGCACCAAACCCAGCGCCCGGACCAAACCCCGCCGCCGCACACCCCCATCCATGCGTGCAACCTGCGAAGGCAGGTTTCCCGCGGTTGTTGCAGCGGTTTCAACCGCCGGCCCCTCCCTTCCCCACCCACCGCTCCGCCACCCGCTCCCGGTCCCGAAGCGGCACCCCCGTCCCCCCGCGGCGCACGAGGATCATCTCGGCGGCGATGGAGATGGCGATCTCCTCGGGGGTCTCGGCGTGGACGTCGAGGCCGATGGGGGCGTGGACGGCGGCGAGGCGCTCGTGCGGAATCCCCTCGCGGATGAGCTGCTCCAGCGCGGCGCGCACCCGGCGGCGGCTTCCCACCATCCCGACGTAGGCCGGCGCCTCGGGGCCCAGCAGGAGACCGCGCAGCGCCTCGAAGTCGTACTTGTGGCCGCGCGTCACCAGCACCAGGTGCGTGCCGGCATGGATGGGCACGCCGCGGAACGGGTCCGCGAAGTCGGCGCGCAGCACCTCGGCGGCCTCGGGAAAGCGCTCGCGGGTGGCGAACTCGGGCCGGTCGTCCAGCACCACCACGCGAAAGCCCAGCAGCGCACCCACCCTGCACAGCGGCCGCGCGATGTGCCCCGCGCCCACGATCACCAGCTCCGGACGCGGGCGGTGCGGCTCCAGGTAGACGGTGCAGCGCAGGCCTTCCGCCTCCAGCACCTGCGTCCCCGCGGGCGCAGAAGGGGGGATGCGCGAGCGCGCGGCCTCGACGGCGGCGGCGTCCAGCGCGGCGGAGCCCAGGGTGCCGGCGTGCTCGGCGGCCCACACCACCATCCGCTCCCCCGCGGCGGGGCCACCATCGGACGACTCCAGCACCACCACGCTCACCGCGGGCGGGCCCGCCGCCACGGCCTGGCGCGCGTGGTGGAGCGCGTCGGCCACCTCCAGCCTTCCGCTCACGCGCCCGTCCGCTCGCGCAGGCGGCGCAGGTCGTCCGGCGTGTCCACGTCGTGCGGGAGCGCGGCAACGGGAACCTCGACCCGGTCGTGCGCGTGGGCGTGGACGACGGTGCGGGCGCCGTCCGGCAGATCCGCATCGAGCAGCTCGGGCCACGAGGCGCGCGCGAACAGCACCGGGTGGCCGTGCTTCCCCTCCCGCGCGGGGACGACCACGGGCGCGCGGGTGGCGCGGAACGCATCCACCACCGCGCGCACGGCATCCGCCTCGGGGATGTCCACCGGGAGCACCGCCGCCGCCTCGGCCTCAACCGGGAGCGCGCGCAGGGCGACGCGAAGCGAGTCGAGCTGCTCCGAATCCGCGTCCGGGTTGAGCACGACGCGAGCGCCCAGCGCGGACGCGGCCTCGGCCACCCGCTCGTCGCCGGCCGCGGCGACCACCCACACTGGATCGCAGCCGCCGTCGCGCAGGGCGTGGACGGCGCGCTCCAGAAAGGTTGCCCCGCCCAGGAGGAGGAAGGGCTTGGGCTCCCCCATGCGCCGCGAGCGGCCCGCGGCGAGCACGATCCCGGCGATCATGGGCGGCAGGCGCGGCAAGACCGAAAGAAAGCCCGCCGGGGGGTTGGCCCCGGCGGGAATGGTTGGAACGTCCGTACGAGGACGTTGCTTCGAGTATCGCACCGTAACCGCCGTTTCGTCAAGCGCTATCCGGCGGGGGCCATCCCGGCCTCCAACCCCGCCCCGGCGAGCACCGGCTCTGGGTCGCGGCGGTGCATGGCGGCCACCACCACCGGCGGCGCCACCCCGCCGCGGCGCGAGCGGTCGTGCAGGGCGCGGATCAGCTCGCGCCCGTCTGGCACCGAGACGGGGGTGTCGAGGAGGACGAGGTCCGGCGAGAAGGTGTCCAGCATGCGCATGGCGGCGCGGGGGTGGGCGGCCATCCGCACCTCGACGCCATCGGCGCGCAGCAGGTCGGCGGCGGCGGTGCGGGCGGCGGGGTCTCCATCCACCACCAGCGCCCGCTGCACGCCACGGGCGAGCGCCCGGCGTAGCGCGGCGAGGAGCGGACCGCGGCCCACCGGCTTGTCCACCAGCTCCGCGGCGCCGTCCAGGTCGCGGCGGCTCTCGCCCGCCAGCACGCTCACCACCACCACGGGGATGTGGCGCAGCTCCGCATCGGCCTGCAGCTCGCGCAGCGTGTTCCAGCCGTTCATCCCCGGCATCAGCAGGTCCAGCGTGATGAGGTCGGGGCGAAGCTCGCGGGCCAGCCGCAGCCCCTCCTCGCCCGACGCCGCGGTGACGGTGCGGCACCCCATCTCCTCCGTGTGATGGGCGAGGAGGATGCGCGAGTCGGCCTCGTCGTCGATCACCAGCACCAGCCGCCCCCCGAAGTCGGCGGCGGCCTCGTCCAGGAACGACGCCTCCACCGGCTCAGCGGGGGCGGCGTGCGCCACCGCGACGGCCGGGGCCACCAGCGACGGCGCCAGCTCGGGCTGCGGCGCGTGCGGCGCCAGGATCACGCTGAACACCGAGCCCACCCCCACCTCACTCCTCACCTGGAGCCGGTACCCCATCAGCTCGCAGAGCGAAGCGGAGATGGCAAGCCCCAGCCCTGTGCCCCCGAACCTGCGCGCCGTCCCCACCTCGGCCTGCTCGAAGGGCTGGAAGATCGCCGTCAGCCGGTCGTGCGGAATGCCGACGCCCGTGTCCGCCACGTCGATGCGCACCGCGCGCCCCGCCGCGTCCGTCGTGACCGCCAGCGTCACGCTGCCGCGCTCGGTGAACTTGAGCGCGTTCCCCACCAGGTTGATCAGCACCTGCTTGAGCTTCACCGGGTCCGCCTGCAGCGTGGCGAGACTCGTGGGCACCATGGCGCGCAGCTCGATGGGACGGTCGCGCACCGCGCCCTGCAGCTCGGTCATGATGCACTTCACCGTCTCGTCCAGCGCCACCGGGGCCAGGTCCACCTCCACCTTGCCGGCCTCCACCTTGGAAAGGTCCAGGATGTCGTTGATCAGCCCCAGCAGGTGCACGCCGTTGCTGGCGATGCGGTCCAGGAAGCCGAGCTCCTGGTCGCCCAGCGCGCCTCGCTTGTTCTTGCGCAGCACGTTGGTGAAGCCGATCACGGAGTTGAGCGGCGTGCGCAGCTCGTGGCTCATCTGCGAGAGGAACTCGCTCTTGGCGCGGTTGGCGGCCTCGGCGCTCTCCTTGGCGCGCACCAGCTCCGCCTCCGCCTGCTTGCGCTCGGTGACGTCTGCGATGAAGCCCTCCAGCGCGACCAGCTCCTCGGTGGCCGAGCGCACGCCCAGCCCCTGCTCCCACACCCAGCGCACCTCGCCCGATGCGGTGAGGATGCGGTACTCCAGCTCGAAGGGGCGCCCCTCGGCCAGCGCGGCCTCCACCTGGCGGCGCACGTACTCCGCGTCGCCCGGGTGCACCAGCGATGCGTAGGAGACCGTCCCGCCCGGCACCAGCTCGGCCGGGGTGTAGCCGGTGAGGGCGGTGGCGCCGCCGCTCACGAACTCCATCGGCCACCCCGCGCCCTCGTTCCGGCGGCGGTAGGCCATCCCGGGAAGGTTGCGCATGAGCGTGGCGAGCATGCGCTGGCTCTCGCCGAGCGCTTCCTTGGCGGCGCGGCTGGCGGTGATGTCGCGCGAGTTGACCACCACGCCGCCGACCGCCGGGTGCTCCAGCAGGTTGGTGCCGCGGGCGCCCAGCCACCGCCACGAGCCGTCCTTGTGCAGGAAGCGGAAGGGGACCTCGTGGCTCGTGCCCGGCTGGCTGAGGATCTCTCCGAAGACGGCGAGCACCGCGCCCACGTCTTCGGGGTGGATCAGCTCGAAGGCGTTGCGGCCCCGCAGCTCCTCGCCCTCGTAGCCGAAGAGCTCGTACACGGCCGGGCTCTCGTATCGGAACATCCCCTGGATGTCGAGGATGGTGATGAGGTCGGAAGCCTTCTCGATCAGCGCGCGGAAGTACTCCTCCTTGCGGCGCAGCTCTTCCTGGCCGCGCCGGCGCTCGCTGATGTCGTGAAGGAACGCGGTGAAGATCTGCGACCCGCCCACGCGGATGGGCGTCACCGTCATCTCCACGGGAAAGGTGCTGCCGTCGCGGTGGATGGCCGGCACCTCCACGCGGCGGTTGAGGATCGGCCCCTCGCCCGTCTGGAAGAGGTGCGCCATTCCGCGCCGGTGTGCCTCGCGGTGCTCCGGGGGGACGATCAGCTCGGACACGCAGCGGCCCTTCGCCTCCTCGCGCGTCCACCCGAAGGTGAGCTCTGCGCAGGCGTTCCAGTCCGTCACGCGCCCCTCCGCGTCCATCGCCACGAAGGCGTCGTGCGCGGACTCCACGATGCGGCGGGTGCGCTCCTCGCTCTGGCGCAGCCCTTCCTGTGCGTGCGCGCGCTCGGCCACGCGGCCCATCTGCGTCCCCACGTGGCGCATCACGTCCAGCACCGCGGCGTCCGGCTCGCGGTTGCTTTCCGTAAAGAACTCCAGCACGGCCGCCACCTTGCCGCGCGCCTGCACGGGAAAGGCGAATGCGCCGTGCAGTCCGCACTCCGCGGCGGCGCTGGCCCGCATGAAGCCGGGGTCGCTGGCCACGTCCACCCCCCACGCCGGCTCGCCTGTGGCCAGCGCGCGCCCCGGCAGCCCCTCGCCCGGTGCGAAGCGCGCCGCCTCGGACGCTTCGCGGAACGACGCGTAGCGCTCCGCCTCGTCCAGGTGCCAGATGCGCCCCGACACCAGCCCGCCCGCGACGTCCACGAAGCATGCGTGCCCCACCGGCCACCCCGTGTACGTGCAGACCCGCTCCAGGCACGCCGCGACCGCCTCCTCCACGCTGGCGGCCTGGTTGGCGTCGTCGGCCACGCCGCGCAGCAGCTCCAGCAGCTCGTTGCGGCGGCTGAGGGCCTGCTCGGCGGCGCGCCTCTCCTGCAGGTCGCGCCGCAGCCGGATCTCGGCGGCCACGGAGGCGGCCAGCGCCTCCAGCGTCTCCGCATGCTCGGCGGTCCAGGCGCGGGGGCGCTGGTCCACCACGCACAGCGTGCCCAGCACGTGCCCGTCCTGGGTGCGCAGCGGGGCGCCCAGGTACGCGATCGACTCGTAGTACGACGCCGTCAGCGGGTGCACGCGCGCGTCCTCGATGGCCAGCGTCTCCCCCGCCGCCACGGTGTGCCGGCAGTACGAGGTGCTGACGGGCGACTCGCGGGTGTCGCAGAGAGGGGCGGCCAGCCCCACCTGACTCTTGAAGAACTGCCGCTCCGCGTCAACGAGCGACACCAGCGCGACGGGCGTGTCCAGCAGGCGCGCGGCCAGGCGGGTGAGGCGGTCGAAGGCTTCCTCGGGCGGGGAGTCCAGCAGCCCGGTGGCGCGCAACTCGGCGAGGCGCGCGGGGTCGAGTACCGCGTTCATTTCATGCGACATGGCGCTTGATCGCTCCCAGCAGGAGCTCCTCGTCGATGATGGGCTTGGTGACGTAGTCGTCGAAGCCGGCGTCCAGGAAGCGGTCGCGGTCGCCGCTCATGGCGTGCGCCGTCAATGCGATGACGGGAAGCCCACGCAGCGCCTCGTCCGTGCGCAGGATGCGGAGCACCTCCACGCCATCCAGCCCGGGAAGGGAGATGTCGAGGAGCACCAGGTCCGGCTGCTCGCGCCGGATCCCGTCCAGCGCCTCGGGACCGTCCGGGTACTCGGTCACGCAGTACTCCCCGTCGAGGAGCGCCTGCACGAGCATGCGGTTGTCCGGATTGTCTTCGACCAGGGCGATGTTCTTCATGGCGGGGCTGCGTTTCTGCGGGGAAGTGATTCGTGGCGCTTTTCCCCAAGGCGATCTCCGCGCCATCCCGGACCGTTTCGCTAACCTGTTGCGCGGGTGAGGCTTGCGCGTTGCGGCGCGAGGGAGGCGGGGACGGCGGAGCGTCTACGATCTGTACGGCTGTGGGAGGTCGAGACGCGGAAAACGGCGGTGGGGGGGCGGATGGGGGGCGGGTGTTCAGCTTTCGTACGGCGTCAGGGGGGGGAGAGAGCCGGAGGAGGCCGGCGGTTGAAACCGCTGCAACAACCGCGGGAAGCCTGCCTTCGCAGGCTCCGGGCGGGATCGGTGCGGGGGGCGCGCCGCGGCGGCGGACGCGTGCCGGGGGCTAAAGCCCCCGGCTGGAACTACGCGAAGGCGGCTGAAGCCGGCTCGTGCGGGCGGGACGGATGGGAGCAGCGGTGGTTGGTGAGTACGGAAATTTCCGGTCCGACATTTTCCGTACCCTCGTTGCAACGATTATCGGAAGTGATGACGGACAAGCCCCCTCTCTCGATAACGGCGAGGGCGGAGCCCTCTCCTGTTATCGGGAGAGGGGGCAGCGAGGAACGAGCGGGGGTGAGGGCCCTCACATCCCACCTCCCTCCGCATCGTACAGCCACGCGCGGAACCGCTCCAGCTCGTTCGCCAGGGTGTGCACCAGGGGGACGAGCGACGAGCTCTCGCCGGATTCGGCGCGGTGCTCGGCGTCCTGGCAGAGGCGCTGCACGGTAACGGCGCCGAGCTGGCCGGCGCTGGACTTGAGGGTGTGGGCGACCTTGCGCACCTCCTCCGCGTCGCCGCGCTGGGCGGCGGCGAGGGCGGCGGCGATCTGGGCGGGGGCGCGGGCCAGGAACATCTCCACGATCTGCGTGCGGAGCGCGTCGCCGCCCCAGCGGTGGAGCCGCTCCAGCGCGGCGGGGTCTCCCGGCGATTCCACGCGGAATGGGTCTTCAGTCATAGGTTCCGGCATCCTGGCTTGACAATGCGGGGGCGCGTGACGAACGTGCTCGGCTCCCCGCCGCGTGCGGGAAAATTATCGGGGAAGGTACCGCATGGCGAGACGATGAAGATTCTGGTTGCGGACGACGATCCGCTGATCGTACAGATCCTCCGCGCGGGGCTGCGTGCCCAGGGGTGGGACGTGGTCGTGGCCGCGGACGCCATGCAGGTGTCGATGTTCGCCATGAACGCCGCTCCCGACGCGATCCTGCTGGACATCAACATGCCCGGCGGCACGGGTGTCACGGCCCTCAAGCGCCTCAAGCAGTCGGTGAAGACGGCACACATCCCCGTCGTCGTGCTGAGCGGCACCACCGATCCACAGATCCCCGACACCGTGCGCGAAATGGGCGCCCAGACCTTTCTGCCGAAGCCGGTGGACCTGGACGAGGTGGTGCGGGTGCTGAACGGGCTGCTGGGCACGGGCTGAAGGAAGTGCGTTAGTGCGTTAGTGCGTTAGTGCGGGTGGACGGCGCGTTGCCTCGGTTTGTCATCCCGAGCGACGCGCTTCTCCGTTCTGGCCCGTGCCGCGAACCGCGGCGCGGAGCGAAGGATCTACTGCGCGTACCGAGAACCCGTGGTCACCCGCAGGCCTCCTGCCTCACGGGCTAGATCCTTCGGTCGCCGCGCAAGTATGGTGTGCACGGCGGCGGCGGGTGGGCGGCTCCCTCAGGATGACATGAACGCACGTACGCACTAACGCACTAACGCACTTCCATCCAGCACCCGCCGCACGGCGTGCAGCAGCGTCGACGGGTCGAACGGCTTCTGGAGGAAGGCCATGCCGTCGTCGAGCACGCCGTGGTGGACGATGGCGTCGTCGGTGTAGCCGGAGGTGAAGAGGACGCCGGCTTCAGGACGCAGCGACGCCATGCGCTCGGCGACTTCGCGGCCGCTCATCCCCGGCATCACCACGTCGGTCACCAGCAGGTGGATGGGGCCGGGGTGCGCCTCCGCCACGGTGAGCGCCTCGGCGCCGGCGGCGGCGGCGAGCACGGTGTAGCCGGCGCGGGTGAGTACGCGATGGCCCAGGCGGCGCACGCTCTCCTCGTCCTCCACCAGCAGGATCGTCTCGGTGCCGCCGCGAAGTTCGCCGCCGCGGGCGGGGCCCTGCGGCGCGGGCACGCCGTCCACGCGGGGAAGGTAGACCTTGAAGCTGGTTCCCCGCCCCACCTCGCTGTACACCCACACGTGCCCGCCGCTCTGGTGCACGATCCCGTACACGGTCGCCAGCCCCAGCCCCGTTCCCCGCCCCGGCTCCTTGGTGGTGAAGAACGGGTCGAAGGCGCGCGCCCGCGTCTCGGCGTCCATCCCCTGCCCGGAGTCGCTCACCGCCACCATCACGTACGCCCCCGGCTTCACCGAGGGGTGGCGGCGGGCGTAGTCCTCGTCCAGCCAGACGTTGCGCGTCTCCACCGTCAGCTTGCCGCCACCGGGCATGGCGTCGCGGGCGTTCAGGGCCAGGTTCATCAGCACCTGCTCCATCTGCCCGGGGTCCGCGCGCACGGCGCCCAGCCCGGGGTCGGCGCTGGTGCGGAAGTCGATGTCCTCGCCCAGCAGGCGGCGCAGGAGCCGGTCGGCGCGCGCTACGGTGTCGTTCAGGTCCACCACGCGCATCTGCAGCACCTGGCGGCGGCTGAAGGCGAGGAGCTGCTGTGTCAGCTCGGCGGCGCGCCCGCTCACCGTCTCGATCTCCTCCAGGTCCTCCCGCATCGGGCTCCCCTCCGGGAGGTCGATGAGGAGGAGCTGCGCGTTTCCCTTGATGACGGTGAGCAGGTTGTTGAAGTCGTGCGCCACGCCCCCCGCAAGCCGCCCCACCGTCTCCATCTTCTGCGCCTGCTGCAGGTCGTACTGGCTCTGGCGAAGCGCTTCCTCGGCCCGCCTGCGCTCGGTGGTGTCCTCCATGATCCCGACGGTGAAGCAGGGGGCGCCCGCCGCGTCCCGCACCAGCGACACGTTCAGGTGGGTCCACAGGATGGCGCCGTCGCTGCGGAAGTAGCGCTTCTCCACCTGGTAGTGCGTGCACTCGCCCGCCACCAGGTCGCCGAACAGCTCCCAGTCCGCCGCCACGTCCTCCGGGTGGGTGATCTGGCTGAAGAGCATCTCGTGGAGCTCTTCGGCGGAGTAGCCCAGCATCGACTGGAGGGCGCGGTTGGTGCGCACCAGGCGGCCGTGCAGGTCCACGATGGCCATCCCCACCGCCGCCTCGTCGAAGAGGGCGCGGAGCTGCGATTCGCTGGCGCGCAGCGACTCCTCGGTGCGCAGGCGCTCCGCCCGGTCGCTCCGCGCGTCGAACTCGCTGGAGACCGCCACGGCCAGGTCGCGCAGCATCGCCACTTCGTCGCCGGTCCACTCGCGCGGCCCTGGAGCGGTCACGCAGAGCGAGCCCAGCGTCTCCCCATCCGCGCCGGTGAGGGGGACTCCGGCGTAGGCCACCACGCCGTACTCGGCCACCGCGGGGTTGTGCCTCAGCACGGGATGCTGGCGCGCGTCGGCCACGACCAGCGGCTCGCCGGTCTCCACCACGTACCGGCAGAAGGAGTGCGACAGCGGCGAGTGGCGGCCGGCGGGGTGCGGCCCATCGCCGGCGCACCCCCTGAAGATCTGCCGCGCGCCGTCGATCACCGTCACCATCCCCGCGGGCGCGCGAAGGAGCCGCGCGGCCAGCCGGGCGAAGCGGTCGAACGCCTCGTCACCGCCGGCCGCCTGCTCTGGATCCGGCATGGACTCGTGAAGAGGTGC
It encodes:
- a CDS encoding PAS domain S-box protein; protein product: MPDPEQAAGGDEAFDRFARLAARLLRAPAGMVTVIDGARQIFRGCAGDGPHPAGRHSPLSHSFCRYVVETGEPLVVADARQHPVLRHNPAVAEYGVVAYAGVPLTGADGETLGSLCVTAPGPREWTGDEVAMLRDLAVAVSSEFDARSDRAERLRTEESLRASESQLRALFDEAAVGMAIVDLHGRLVRTNRALQSMLGYSAEELHEMLFSQITHPEDVAADWELFGDLVAGECTHYQVEKRYFRSDGAILWTHLNVSLVRDAAGAPCFTVGIMEDTTERRRAEEALRQSQYDLQQAQKMETVGRLAGGVAHDFNNLLTVIKGNAQLLLIDLPEGSPMREDLEEIETVSGRAAELTQQLLAFSRRQVLQMRVVDLNDTVARADRLLRRLLGEDIDFRTSADPGLGAVRADPGQMEQVLMNLALNARDAMPGGGKLTVETRNVWLDEDYARRHPSVKPGAYVMVAVSDSGQGMDAETRARAFDPFFTTKEPGRGTGLGLATVYGIVHQSGGHVWVYSEVGRGTSFKVYLPRVDGVPAPQGPARGGELRGGTETILLVEDEESVRRLGHRVLTRAGYTVLAAAAGAEALTVAEAHPGPIHLLVTDVVMPGMSGREVAERMASLRPEAGVLFTSGYTDDAIVHHGVLDDGMAFLQKPFDPSTLLHAVRRVLDGSALVR